A stretch of Candidatus Equadaptatus faecalis DNA encodes these proteins:
- a CDS encoding helix-turn-helix transcriptional regulator: MNDETKVSSAERAQVEFETKLIGKLIEIREERGLSQRGLAELCGVKQPAIARLESMSA; encoded by the coding sequence ATGAATGACGAAACAAAGGTCAGCTCTGCAGAGAGGGCGCAGGTTGAGTTTGAGACAAAGCTTATCGGGAAGCTGATAGAAATCCGAGAAGAGCGGGGACTTTCGCAGAGGGGACTTGCAGAGCTTTGCGGCGTTAAACAGCCTGCAATAGCGCGGCTGGAGAGTATGTCTGC